The stretch of DNA TATTGAAAGGGTTCTAAATCGAGTTTTTCTCGTCCTTCAATGGCTAACTCTAGGCGAGGACGATGGGTGAGATGGGGGGCGATTTTATCCGTTGTTAAGACATTATCCTGAGTTTTAATATAGCTGAGGGCTTCCCGTGTTGCTTGCCAATTATCCAGGGTTGTTAAATATTTAGAGGTAAAATAACCATATTTTGCTAATGCAAAAAAGGCGATTAACGACCATAAAATTATCCATTTTCTCTGTTTAAACCATCCTTCACCGTTCGCTAAATTTTCAATAACTGCTAACATCAGAAAGGGTAAAATCGCTAAGGAATATTGTTGCGTTAAGTTCTTCATTTGCGGATTTTCGGCTAACAGATTTAAAAATAAAATCGGTGTAGCAGAAACTAGGGGGGTTAAATGTCGTCCCCATAAGCCCCAAATTAAAGGAATTAGAAGTAAAATTAAGTATTCTAAATTGGCTAAGGTTAAAATTTTACTTAATACTAATCCCGGTTTTAAAATAATATTTAAGGTGATTTCAGGTAAAGAATTTCCGAGGAAACTATAAACCCCAACGGCGATAGGAGGGGCTTGGGAAAAGTGGGGGATAATGAATTCTGTAGAGATGAAAAACCACAAGAGTCCTAAAATTATTGAGAGAATAGCATAACGCCATTTTTTCTCAAATATTAATAGCCAAATTCCCATTGCGATTAATAATACAGATAAAACTTCTTTGCAACCTAAAATAATAAAAATTGTGAAAATAAATCCTAAAATATTATTGCTTCTAGCAAATAAAACGGCATATAAAATTGCAGGTAAAGCGATGACTTCGGGGTGAAAATCAAATAAATTAACATTAAAAATTAATGGATATAATAAATACACAAAAGCTAAGGTTTGAGCTTGGGTTTCCTTTAAACCCGCTTGTAACGATAGCTGATAAGTCGGTAACGCACCCAAGGACAGGGAAAAAGCTTGAATCGCAAATAACCAATGAACATCAGGATAAATTTTATAAAATAAGGCAATAATATACAGAATATAAGCGGCATGATCTCCTAAAATATGTAATCCTCGAAAAGATACAAAGGGTTCTTTTCCTTGGCTGATTAAATAAATACCATTATCAAAAATTCCTAAATCATAAGCATTAGATTGAAATAAAGCATGACGTAAACTGCTAGAAATAAATAAAATAAAACTACTAATAATAATTGCTGTTATGACTGAATGAATTTTAATTATTTTAAAGGAAATATTCATATTATTAGGGTTTAATTTTGTTCATCCAGTCGGAAATTGTTGAAAATTCGGCTTGCTTTTTTAACCAAATTAAATACTTTTCTAACCGATTTAATAATTGAATTCCTGATAGACGTTTCATAGAATTAGGAAGTTTAAATTTAGAAATATCCGTAAATTCCCAAGGATGAAAATTGAGATTGAGATAGCGATCGCTATCAAGAGTCATTTTAGAAGCAAACTGAATTAACGGAAAGGGAAGGTTTTTGAAACTTAACCCAAAGAGGGGAAACCGGACAAAGGGTGTTACAGAGAGGGGAAGATTGAGTAAATGATCACAATAATGAACTGTGCGACGTTTACCCTGATAATAATTCGAATTGAAGGAAGAATGGTATTGATATCCTGATGCTAAAATCGCTTGTTCATTAATGATTTGCTGTTCTCCCATACGGAACCCAGAAACCGTTTGTCCCGAAATTTCTTCTAACACTTGTTTAGATTTCCACAAATCTTCCGGGGAAAATTTAGAATGATAAAAACCGTGAGAAGCGATTTCATGGGTTCTCGCGATCGCTTCTATTAATTCAGGATGATTCAATGCAAAATTAGCCGTGACAAAAAAGGTAGCCCTAATGTGTAAATGTTCGAGTAAAGATAGGATATTTCTTAATCCCATTAAAGAAATATCAAACTGGACAGAAGGTTTAATTTTCTCCCCATATTTCAGGGGAGCATCAAATTCTTCTACATCAAAATTCAGGAGAATATACTTCGTCATAACACCCTAAATCATCTAATTAAGCTGTTGTACAATCACTTCAATATTATTAGGATACCCTCTCGTAATTACCCGATCTTGACCCATATTTGCCCAAGTTAATCGACCATTAACATAAATTTCTGCCCGAATTCTATAAATCCCATTCTGTTGAATTTGGGCGGGATTATAAATCAAAGAAAAGGGAACCGGAACCTGTTGACCCCGTAACGGAATGGTTTGTTGAGCAATATTTCGAGGTGCACGATTTGGACTGGTTGTATCTTGTAATGTAACAACAACAGTTGAATTTGGAGGTAATGCAATGCGTTGACGGTAAGTAATTGTTCCAGTTACTTTTGATTCTTGGGGTCGTTGATTTCCTTGGGTTCTGAGTACCCGTTCTGTAATTGGTCTTTGATTATTATTCGGTTGAATTGTGAAGCTTCTGGAGTTCACTTGATAGGATGCTTTTTGAGAATTTCCCGCATAACCGTCTCGCTGTTGTTGCACAGAAAAGCGATCAAACAGTTGTCCATTACGATAACTGACCGCCATGAATAAACCCGATTGTCCTTGACAAATATTAATGTGATAATTCTCTGTCATAAAATATGCTTCCTGGGGAACACCGCGACAACCTTGAGTCGCAAAATCTATTTCTCGTTGTGCGAGGACGGGAGGAATAATATTAAGGGCTGATGTTAGAGTTAATAATGTAGACGTTAGGAATAAACGGACAAGAAATGGACTTTTTTGTTGATTTTGGGTGCTGATCATCTTTTTCCATTGTAATCTGCTCAAATTGATATTATATCATTATTGTTTCATCCCATAAACCCTTAAGCTACCCAAAGATGTTGAGCAAAGCGAACTGAAAAAATAATCAGTAACAGGGTAAAAAATCCCAAGGTGACATAACCCCAACGACGATGATGGGATAGCATTACCCCTAAAGCTAAACTAACAGAAACAATCCCATAAGCTAAACGACTGAGGGAAATTGTACCGCCAGACGCTAATAATAAACCTAACGCACAGAAGCCATAATTTACTGCGACTAAACTAAGTTCATGGCGTAAATACCACAGTAAATAACCTCCGCCTAAAATAATCGCTGTATTGAGTAAGGGATCACCTGCAATTAACCATAAAATAAACAGTAAAAAACAAAAACTATAATCAAATTTTATCTCTCCTAATTGATCACGATATCGCCAAATAAAATAACCGATTATAGCAATAATTATAACTAAAAGTGGATGCCAAGGATCAACAATTGTACCTTTTTTCCAATTTTGAGAACCGATTAAAATTTGCATCACCATTTTTAACCAGCCTTGACTATCAAATCCGGTTTGGCGTTGCCATTGGGTGTGTTGAACGGTAATAAAAGCAATAGGATTATTGAATTTTATCCAACAATAGAGGCTATAAAATAATAAACCACAGCCACTTAATAAGCCGGATAAATAAGCGATCGCAGGTTTTCGTTTTTGCCAAGCTGTAATTAGAAAAGCAGGAATTAAAGCAATTCCAGTAATGCGCGTTGTGGTGGCTAAACTCCCCCATAAAATCACTTGAGGATACTTTTCTAAATCAAAGGCTTTTAAGGTAGCAATACTCAAGAATAAAAATAAACCTTCCGTATAAATAACAGTACCAAAAATCGATAAAGGACACCAAGCTAATATAGCTGTTGCCCAACGGGCAGCTTGAGGATTATTGGTGATTTCCACCCATTGATACAGTAAAATCAAAGCTCCAAAAAAAGCCAAATTATTAATTAAAACCCCTGCCACTTCAAAGGATAAGCCTAAATTCATTAATCCTCGAATTAATAACGGAAATAATGGAAAAAATGCCACATTTCCGCCCGGTTCTTTCTGATTAATAATTTCATATCCCGAAGTTGCAATAATTTGATAGAGGGGACTATCCCAAGCAGAAAAAACTCCCCAGCCCCACTGAGAAGAAACGGGAGAAAAGAAAGCAATTGCAAAAAACGTCAACAGAATCATACTGCGACTCAGTATCCCCATTGTTAAGGCAAAAATAATCCCATTAGATTGACAAATTGTGGCAATTTGAGTTAAAAAATCTAGTAATTTAGCAAAAAGTTGAGTTAGCACCTTCCGATAATTCATAGGTTGTTTTTTCACGCCCTTATTTACAATTCAATTAAAAATCAACTTTAATTTACAATTAGAGAAATTCTACCAAGGATCAGGCAAAATTGACATTTTTAATAAAAATTGCAGATTCAGATAAATTATGCTAGAAAAATGAATAAGGGAAGAAAAAGCTGACCCGTGCTTTCTCTGTAACTCAAAACCTCGATTTGTGCCAGGAAATGTCCTATGTTTTTTAATGCAACTCAACTTTTAATTGATAACTTTGTTGAACAACTTCGCTCAGGATATCATCATACCTATGGGGGATTTAATGCCCATTATGGGGATATTGTCGCTTGGGCTGGAGGGATGGCTTTAGAAAATATTGCCAATAGCGATGCCCTCTATCATGATGTTGAACATACCATAATCGTTACATTAGTCGGTCAGGAAATTTTACGCGGAAAACATATCCGTGAAGGTGGGGTTTCTAGCGAAGATTGGCTGCATTTTATGATCTCTCTAGTTTGTCATGATATTGGTTATGTTAAAGGGGTTTGTCGCCAAGATCGAGAGGGATATTATGCCACAGGATGTGATGAAAACAGGGTACTTTTGCCCTTTGGATGTACAGATGCGAGTTTAATGCCTTATCATGTTGATCGGGCTAAATTGTTTATTAAAGAACGATTTGGGGGACATCCTTTAATTGATGCAAAAGTCATTCAATCTAATATTGAACTGACGCGATTTCCAGTTCCTCAAAAATCCGATCATCAAGATACAATCCATTATCCCGGTTTAGTGCGGGCGGCGGATTTAATTGGTCAATTAAGTGATCCTCGATATCTTCAAAAAATTAGTGCCTTATTTTATGAGTTTGAAGAAACAGGATTTAATCAAAAAGCAGGCTATCATAATCCCGGAGAGTTGCGAAGAAATTACCCTCAATTTTATTGGCATAAAGTTTATCCCTATATTAAAGATAGTCTACGGTACTTATCTTTAACTCAGCAAGGCCAACAAATTATTGCCAATCTGCACGCCAATGTCTTCCTGGTTGAACATGAGGAAACCATCAAGGAGGTTGTTATGGTTTAATCTGTTTAATCGTTGAAGGACAAGATTTTAATGTTCCATCAGGTCATCTATCCCAAAATAGGGTAAACTACTTTATATTTTAAATTTTTCATGAGTTCCATGACGAATTCTGTTTTTTCGCCTTTACAAAGTCGTTTACTCACGGGGTTACTGATTTTAGTCGTGAGTTGGTTAAGCTTTCAATTTTTAGGTTATGTTGGCGAATTAATCAGTATATTAGTTACCTCTGGATTAATTGCCTTTCTTCTGAACTACGCCGTAGCAAAATTAGAACGCTTTATTCCGCGAGGAATTGCCGCCGCTTTAGTGTATTTAATTGCCATTGTAACCTTTGTAATTATTGCCTTAACTCTTGTCCCCCCTGTCTTTAATCAAGGACGACAATTAATTACCCGATTACCGGAATTAATCGAATCAGGACGGCAACAGTTAGCCGAATTTCAAGTCTGGAGTGTTGAGCGTAATTTACCCTTTGATGTGGGAATTTTACAACAGCAACTGTTGTCTCGAATTCAATCAACCATTGAACCCATCCTGACCGGAAGTTTAGGCTTAGTTCTGGGAACCTTTAATTGGTTTTTTGACTTAATTTTTATTTTGGTCATTGCCTTTTATATGTTATTAGATGGGGAACGGTTATGGAACCTCCTAATCACTATTTTATCTCCCCAAATTCGAGAGGTTTTAACCTTTTCACTAGAACGAAATTTGAAAAAATTTGTTTTAGGACAAACCTTGCAGGGAATTTTTATGGCAATCACCTTAACCTTTGCCTTTTTAATGTTAAAAGTTCCCTATTTCCTATTATTTGCCGTTGTGATTGGATTATTGGAAATTATTCCATTTGTGGGAGCCACATTAGGAATTGGAACTGTCACTATTATCGTCGCTTTTATTGATTGGTGGCTGGCTTTACAAGTGTTAGCGGTTGCCATTGCAATTCAACAAGTGAAGGATAATATTGTTGCCCCTCGAATTATGGGAGATTTAACCGGATTAAGCCCTGTGATTATTTTTAGTGCTTTATTATTAGGAGGAAAAATAGCCGGATTATTAGGATTTATTCTGGCGATTCCGATGGCTGGGGTGGTTAAAAGTATTATTGAAGTGGTTGTTGATCCCACTTTACCTCCTCAAACCGGTTCCTTCTTTTATAATCCTTTAGATTCAAAAGTTAACTTAACGCCAACGGAAACTTTATCTCTAGCCGAACAAGAACGCTTGAAGGTGTAAAATAAAAAAATAGAGACACAACTCTACACGTTTTTCAACAATTCTTTGAGTGAAAAATCTGAACTATGAAATGGTGGCAACGACTTAAAACTAATCCTTTAGCTCAATTTGGAGCCGGAATTTTATTGTTATTTTATGTGATCGTCATTGCAGCAGATTTTGTTGCGCCTTATAGTCCTTATGAATCGCAACTGAACGCTTCATTATTGCCACCGACTCAAATTTATTGGTATAACCAACAAGGGGAATGGATTGGCCCCCATGTTTACCCCACAACTCAAGGCCCGGTGGATATTGAAACGGGAATTCGTCAACTTAATGTTGATAAAAGTCAGCCGAGTCCTGTCCGATTTTTTGTCCAGGGAGAACCCTATAAAATATTAGGAATTATCCCGTTTAATCGACATTTATTTGGCACAATTGGAGCCGGACAAATTAACCTAGTGGGAACCGATGAACAAGCCAGAGATCAATTTAGTCGGATTATTTTTGGAGGTCGAATTAGTCTCACTATTGGATTAGTAGGAATTCTAATTTCGTTCCCGTTAGGAATGATTTTTGGAGGAATTTCTGGTTATTTTGGCGGATGGTTAGATACTTTTATTATGCGAAGTGTTGAAGTATTAATGATAATTCCTGGGTTATATTTGTTGGTGGCATTAGTAGGGGTATTACCCCCGCAAATAACCAGTACCCAGCGTTTTTTATTGATTGTGGTGATTATTTCCTTTATTAGTTGGGCTGGGTTAGCACGAGTAATTCGAGGACAAGTTTTATCGATTAAAGAACAACAATTTGTTCAAGCTTCACGGGCTATAGGAGCTAATTCTTTCTATATTATTACTCGTCATATTTTACCCCAAACCGCAACCTATCTCATTATTTCGGCTACATTATCAATTCCCAGTTTCATCATTGCAGAATCAGTTTTAAGCTTTTTAGGTTTAGGAATTCAACAACCCGATCCCTCTTGGGGAAACTTACTTTCTTCGGCAACAAATGCCTCAATTTTAGTGTTACAACCTTGGTTAATTTGGCCTCCTGCTATTTTAATTATTTTAACGGTATTAGCTTTTAATTTATTAGGAGATGGGTTAAGAGATGCCCTTGATCCTCGGAGTCTGCAACGATAAACACAATTGAATTCAAGTTCTAGTGATGTTAACTGATAAATCTGGATGTCGAAATGTTGTGATTGTTGGAGGCGGCCCATCGGGACTAGCGATCGCTTTAATGTTAGCAAAACGGGGCTGGACAGAAATTACTGTTTTAGAAAAACGAAAAACGGCTGACTATTACGAACCGGATAAAGCGTTTAACTATCAAATTGATGGTCGAGGTCAAAAATTATTAGATTGGCTAGGATTAACCCCAAACCTAGCAGAAATGAGTGTTTCTAGTCAAGAATTTTACTTAACGATAATTCAACTTAATGGAAAGCGAAAAACGATAAAATTACCCTTTATTAATCCTAATCGAAAAACAGCTTATTGGTTGCCTCGAAGAACCTTTGTTTCTTTACTTTATGAAGAAATTGAACGCAATTGGCAACAGCAAATCACTGTTTTATTTGAAACAAAATGTATTGAATTAAATCAGAAACAGGAACAATTGCAGGTCATTGTTGAATTAAAAAATAGCGAATTAAAGCGTTTTACACCTGGTTTTGTAGTCGGTTGTGATGGTTTAAATTCTATTGTTCGTCAAACCCTAAACGACTGGGAAAAACCTGATAATCATCGCTTTGAAATGCAATATTTTCCCTCGCCTAGTTCAGGACTGCGCTATCAAGTTTTAACCTTACCGCCTCAATTTCCGCTTTCAAACCAGCTAGATGATCAATCTGTCTGTACAATGGCTTATGCAATTCGGGGTAAAGCCGTAGAAGGTCAGAAGAAAATTTCTTTGGGTTTATTACCGATGAAAAATCCCGATGAACCTCGAACTGCTAATATTATTACTTATCCTCATCATAAAATTTGGACTCTAAAAACAAATCAAGAATTATATCGTTTTTTAGAACAATCTTTCCCTCAATTATCCATTCGTGATATTATTTCTGAGTCTGAAATTACACGATTTGTCAACAGTCAAGGTGGTGTTTTTCCCGTTCCTCAATTTTGTTCAGGATTACACTTTTTATTAAAATCTGATCAAACTTTCTCTGCCATCCTCTTATTAGGAGATGCAGTCCATTGTTTTCCCCCGGATATTGGTCAAGGGGTCAACTCAGCGTTAGAAGATGTCTATATTTTACAACAGATTCTCGAAGAAACTCAAGATGATTTATTGTTAGCTTTACCGCTATATGAAGCTCGACGTTCTGGAGATATTGAAGCGTTAATTCGTTTAGCTCAAACGACTTTTCCTTGGCAATATAACCAAAATGGGTTCCGTCGAAAGTTATGGGATATAAACTTTTTAATTAGACTGCTTCTGAATCGATTTTTGCCTTTCTTTTTCAGTCCTCCTGCATTTTTAATGATTCAAGATTATCAACTCAGTTATCAAGAAATTTGGCATCAAAACCAACGCACAAATCAACGTTTTCTCATCCTCGGTGTAACGCTGTTAGGCCTATTATTTCTTCTGGGATTCAGTTTTAACGTCTAACTCAGATTGGCTTAAGAAGCTAACTTCTACCCTATTCACCGAGATAGGACGTTAAAGTTTGATAATCTGAAAAATCTGAACAGTTAATAGCTTGTTCTGTTAACGCAATTTTGGGATTAATGGTACATTTTAATTGATAATTTCCGGTAAAAAATTTACAGGTTGAACAAGGAATTTTATGTAATTCTTTAACGCTGGTTATTCCTTGTGTCAGTGTTCTATAGGTACTCCAGATTAACGAAAAAACAAATAACCAAGCAACACTAAAGCAAACAATCTGCAATAGGATCGGTGAAATAAGATTAAAAAAATATAGAATTTGAGACATGGCAGTTAGGAATAACAAAGAGGTAAGCTAAAGCTAATACTCATCTATTCTGAAGGGATGACTGTTTCCCCTCATCTAACTTCAGCATGATCTGTTTGTGAATTCGGTTTGTAAATTAAGCGATAAAACTCATCCATTGAAGAAGTCTCATCATTGATTACAACCGAAATTAACAAAATCTCTACCTTAAGTTAGAAAATGAATTGATCAGAAATCGGTAAAGTATTGATTACTTCTCTATGAAGTTAAGCTTGGGAATTGAAATTTTCTGGATTCATATTGCTAAATATCCCTTAACTCCTTTTTGGATTATTTAATGGGATTTTTAAGTAAAAAATGTCCTCTTTTGAGGGTTGAGATTGCCATCTTTATCGATAAAGTTGGTGATGAATTGTAGCGTTTCGTTTCAACGCTGAAACACAATTTCTCCAAAGTTGGGTGTTGCTAGTGCAGTCGGGTTTGATTTTTTTTCTATCCCTTTCTCTGATTCATGAATGGTTTTTTTAATATTAACCCGGATGCACTGGCTCATCTTTAGCAACTTGGATTCGCTCTGATGGAGTCAGTAAATACATGGCAGCGAAATTCCCAAAATTTGATCAAGGTCTTGCTCAAGACCCAACCACTCGCCGAATTTGGTACGGGATTGCCACGGCCCATGATTTTGAAAGCCATGATGGCATGAACGAGGAAAATCTCTATCAAAAGATTTTTGCCTCTCATTTTGGTCATTTGGCGATTATTTTTTTATGGACATCCGGCAACCTGTTCCATGTCGCTTGGCAAGGAAATTTTGAACAGTGGATTCGAGATCCCCTGCACATTCGTCCCATTGCCCATGCCATCTGGGACCCCCAATTTGGCAAACCGGCAGTGGAAGCCTTCTCCCAAGCCGGAGCTATAAACCCCGTTAATATTGCCTATTCGGGCGTTTATCATTGGTGGTATACCATTGGGATGAGAACCAACGCCGAGCTTTATCAAGGCGCTGTTTTCCTCCTGCTTTTGGCGGCATTGTTTCTATTTGCGGGCTGGTTACACCTTCAACCCAAATATCGTCCGAGTTTGTCTTGGTTCAAAAATGCGGAGTCCCGCCTTAACCACCACTTAGCGGGTTTATTTGGGGTCAGTTGTCTAGCCTGGACAGGCCATTTAGTTCATGTTGCCATTCCTGAATCCCGTGGCCAGCACGTCGGATGGGATAACTTCTTGACCACGTTACCCCATCCGGCCGGACTCAAACCCTTCTTTACTGCAAATTGGGGGGTTTATGCCCAAAATCCTGATACGGCGCAGCACGTTTTTGGCTCATCGGACGGGGCAGGAACGGCGATTTTAACGTTTTTGGGTGGGTTTCATCCCCAAACTGAATCGTTATGGCTGACGGATATTGCTCATCACCATTTAGCGATCGCGGTGATCTTTATTATTGCGGGTCATATGTACCGAACCAACTTCGGCATTGGCCACAGTATTAAAGAGATGTTGAACTCGAAAGATCCGTTGTTTGGGGTTCCCACTGAAGGACAGTTCAACTTACCCCACCAAGGTTTGTATGATACCTATAACAACTCCCTGCATTTTCAGTTAGGAATTCACCTGGCTGCGTTGGGGGTGGTGACATCGCTGGTGGCGCAGCATATGTATTCCATGCCACCCTATGCGTTTATCGCCAGGGATTATACAACCCAATCGGCACTGTATACCCATCATCAATATATTGCTGGGTTCCTCATGGTCGGAGCCTTTGCCCATGCGGCTATCTTCTGGGTTCGAGACTATGACCCCGACCAAAACAAAGGCAACGTTTTAGATCGGGTTTTGAATCACAAAGAAGCGATTATTTCCCATTTAAGTTGGGTGTCTCTATTTTTGGGATTCCATACCCTGGGTATATACGTTCACAATGATGTCGTCGTTGCCTTTGGGACACCGGAAAAGCAAATTTTGATTGAACCTGTATTTGCTCAGTTCATTCAAGCGGCTCATGGTAAAGCCCTTTATGCAATGGATGTGTTACTGGCGAACCCAGACAGTATTGCCCATACTGCTTGGCCAAATCATGGGAATGTTTGGCTACCCGGTTGGTTAGATGCGATTAATTCCGGTAAGAATTCATTGTTTTTAACCATTGGCCCTGGGGACTTCTTAGTTCACCATGCGATCGCTTTGGGTCTACACACCACCACCTTAATTTGTGTCAAAGGTGCGTTAGATGCCCGTGGCACTAAACTGATGCCTGATAAAAAAGACTTCGGTTTTACCTTCCCTTGTGATGGCCCTGGACGGGGGGGCACTTGTCAAACGTCGGCTTGGGAGCAATCGTTCTTCCTAGCAACTTTCTGGATGTTGAATACCCTCGGTTGGATCACGTTCTATTTCCACTGGAAACATTTAGGGGTGTGGCAAGGAAACGTTGCTCAATTTAATGAAAGCTCAACCTATATTATGGGTTGGTTTCGGGATTACCTCTGGCTGTATTCGGCTCAGGTGATCAATGGTTACAACCCCTACGGAACCAGTAACCTCTCGGTTTGGGCCTGGATGTTTCTGTTCGGACATTTGGTTTGGGCCACTGGGTTTATGTTCTTGATCTCTTGGCGAGGCTATTGGCAAGAACTGATTGAAACGTTAGTTTGGGCCCATGAACGCACCCCTCTGGCGAACCTTGTGATCTGGAAAGACAAACCGGTTTCGCTGTCAATTGTTCAAGGATGGTTAACGGGTTTAGTTCACTTTACGGTGGGCTATATCCTCACCTATGCCGCGTTCCTACTGGCTTCAACGGCTGGAAAATTTGGCTGATCATCCCTGAAAGGGTGAATGATT from Planktothrix sp. FACHB-1365 encodes:
- the psaB gene encoding photosystem I core protein PsaB, with amino-acid sequence MAAKFPKFDQGLAQDPTTRRIWYGIATAHDFESHDGMNEENLYQKIFASHFGHLAIIFLWTSGNLFHVAWQGNFEQWIRDPLHIRPIAHAIWDPQFGKPAVEAFSQAGAINPVNIAYSGVYHWWYTIGMRTNAELYQGAVFLLLLAALFLFAGWLHLQPKYRPSLSWFKNAESRLNHHLAGLFGVSCLAWTGHLVHVAIPESRGQHVGWDNFLTTLPHPAGLKPFFTANWGVYAQNPDTAQHVFGSSDGAGTAILTFLGGFHPQTESLWLTDIAHHHLAIAVIFIIAGHMYRTNFGIGHSIKEMLNSKDPLFGVPTEGQFNLPHQGLYDTYNNSLHFQLGIHLAALGVVTSLVAQHMYSMPPYAFIARDYTTQSALYTHHQYIAGFLMVGAFAHAAIFWVRDYDPDQNKGNVLDRVLNHKEAIISHLSWVSLFLGFHTLGIYVHNDVVVAFGTPEKQILIEPVFAQFIQAAHGKALYAMDVLLANPDSIAHTAWPNHGNVWLPGWLDAINSGKNSLFLTIGPGDFLVHHAIALGLHTTTLICVKGALDARGTKLMPDKKDFGFTFPCDGPGRGGTCQTSAWEQSFFLATFWMLNTLGWITFYFHWKHLGVWQGNVAQFNESSTYIMGWFRDYLWLYSAQVINGYNPYGTSNLSVWAWMFLFGHLVWATGFMFLISWRGYWQELIETLVWAHERTPLANLVIWKDKPVSLSIVQGWLTGLVHFTVGYILTYAAFLLASTAGKFG